The following nucleotide sequence is from uncultured Flavobacterium sp..
CATATCAATGAAGCTCAAACAGATTATTTTGGGAATTTTGGTGCCTATATGTCAAGAAATTATAATTCAACGGTAATACGTACTTGTCCAAGAGCAATTAATAGCAAGTTGTATAATATGATTCCGTCTGCAGATGTACGCTCTGCTATTTTTAGTAAAGATGGTAAGCATCCGGGTCTTTCATTAGCCAGTAACTTTGCTAAGTTTCCTTATACAAGTCAAAAATTCTTATCAATAAATACCGGAGACAGCAGATGTGATGTTCCGTACATGCGTGCAGCCGAAATGTATCTTATAGAAGCCGAAGCAAAAGCAAGATTGGGTCAGCCAGATGCAGCAACCATACTTTTTGATTTTGAGAAAACCAGAAATCCAAGTTACATTTTGTCCAGTAATACAGGACAAGCTTTAATTGACGAAATCTTAATACAAAGACGAATAGAATTGTGGGGAGAAGGATTTAGATTTTTTGATTTAAAGCGAACAAATTCGGCTTTAGACAGAACAGGCGCAAATCATGATTCTTCAATTGTAAATGGAGTTATGATTGTATTACCAACTGATAAAAGATGGCAATGGTTAATTCCGAAAGCAGAAATCAATGCAAATCCGTTAGTTGAACAAAATGAACTTTAGTTTATAAACTATAATAATAAGATAAAGCTGCCCAGTCTATTCCTGGGCAGCTTTTTTTTGTAAAATAATTAGCATGAAGCTTTTTAAAAACAGTAAGAAAAATATAATCGAGGATATGCAAGAAGTTAAAGGGTTGAGTTACAGTTTGAAGTAATCGAAAGAGAGTTTATCGCCTTAAAATGAGCTAAATAAAACAATTACAGGCAGAAATGTTTTATTTGGTTTATTTTTTGCTAAGAAAAAAGCTACTTTAATTTAATTTTTTGATTCGATTTTTTAGGCTTATTCTGCCTTTAAGTGTTAATTAAATGTTAAAATTTACATTAATGGAAAGTCAGTAATTTATGTTTAAAATTACAGATACCGTTAATTAAGTGCTAATTAAGTACCGAGATATGAGTGTGTGTTAAAATAATATTAAAAAAATACCAAGCGAAGTTTAAAATCGCCTTGTTGTTTTAAGAAAATATTATGATGTTTGTCGGATACTAATTCAAAATTTAAAAAATGAAACTAAAGTTTAATGGATTCTTAGTGCTACTTGTAGTACTTATGGCGCAGCTTACTTTTGCGCAAGAAAGAGCTGTTTCAGGAATTGTTTCCGATAACGCAGGAATGCCTTTGCCAGGTGTGAGTGTTTTAGTTAAAGGAACAAAAACAGGAACGCAAACAGATTTTGATGGAAAATATTCTATCAAAGCATCGCCAAGTCAAACCTTGGTATTTACTTATATTGGGATGAAATCTCAAGAAATATCTGCTGGATCAACTTCAGTAAATGTAAAGTTAACAAGTTCATCAGTTGAACTGGAAGGTGTAGTAGTAACGGCCTTAGGGATTAAAAAAGAGAAAAAATCTTTAGGTTACGCTTCACAAGAGATTAAAGGTGCTGATTTAAATTCAGGTGTTGCAAGTGGAAACTTTCTTAATGAGCTTTCAGGAAAAGCAGCTGGTGTAAATATTAGAAAAAACACCAACTTTGGAGGTTCTACAAACGTAGTTTCCAGAGGGGTTAAAAACCTTACGGGAGATAACCAAATGCTTATTGTTATTGATGGTATGCCTATTAACAATAGTAACGTAAACTCAAGCCAGGGTGCACAAACGCAAGGAGCTCGTAATACTTATGATTATGGTAATGCTGCAATGGATATTAATCCGGATGATATTGAGTCATTAAACGTATTAAAAGGTGCAGCGGCTGCAGCATTATACGGATGGCAGGCTGGTAACGGGGTAATCATGATTACAACCAAAAAAGGAAAAGCAAAAAAAGGAATGGGTGTTACTATTTCAAGTGATTTTTCTGTAGGTACTGCTGATAAAAAAACTTTCCCTGTTTATCAGGATAAATACGGACAAGGTTACGGACCAACTTATGATAAAAATGGTAACCCTGCAGGTATTCCGGTTGGACCAACAGGTGCATTTTTTACTATAGATAAAAACGGAAACCAAGTTGCAACTACAACAGATGATGCTTCTTATGGTGTTGCTTTTGACCCAAGTCTTTCAGTTTACCAATGGGATGCTTATTCTAAATATTCTCCTAATTTTGGAAAGAAAACACAGTGGAAAGCAGCTGAAAATGGACCTATTACTTTCTTTCAGGCAGCTACAACATTTAATAACTCTATCTCTATAGAGGATGGTACTGACAAAACTAGTTACGTTTTGAACTACAACAACTATAAAGAAAATGGAATATTGCCAAACAGTGAATTAAAGAAAAATAATTTTAGTCTTAAAATTAACCACAAATTGACTGATAGATTATCTGCTAGTGTATTTGCAAATTACTTGGCTCAAACTACAGTTGGTAGAAATACAACAGGTTACGGTGGTGATAACGTTGCTGGATTATTCCGTCAATGGTGGGCAACTAATGTTGATATAAAAGCACAGGAAGAAGTTTTTAAAAATTCAGGAGGACAAAATATTTCTTGGAATATGGGAGATCCTGCTAATGGAGATACTAATCCTAAATATTGGGATAACCCTTATTTTACAAGATTCAAAAACTACCAATCTGATGAGAGAAACCGTTTTATTGGTTACGTTCAGTTAGATTATAAAATTGCTGATTGGTTAACAGCTAACGCAAAAGTAAGTTCTGATAGTTATGCAGAATTACGTGAAGAAAGAAAAGCAGTTGGTTCTTTAAATGGTACATTTGGAATAAACAGATTGGCTGTAGGTTCTGGATATCAAAAATATCAAGGTATGTTTTCTGAGCAAAATTATCAGTTCATGTTGAACTTCAATAAAAAGCTTACTGAAAATATTTCTTTAACAGGTTTAGTAGGTCTTAACTCTTTAAGAACAAGACGTACTTCTACGCTTAATTCTACAGATGGAGGACTTATTATTCCAGATATTTACGCATTATCAAATTCAGTAAATCCTGTGCCACTTCCAGTTGAGGCTGAGAATAACTCAGGAGTAAATAGTGCTTTTGCTTCTGCAACTTTAGGGTATAAAGATTTCTTATACTTAGATGGTACTGTACGTAATGATGCGTTCTCAACTTTACCAAAAGGGAATAATTCATTGAATACATTCTCAACTTCTGCGAGTTTTGTATTTACTAAGCTTGTTAATCAAGAGTGGTTATCTTTTGGTAAATTTAGAGCGAGTTATGCAGAGAATCCACAAGGAAACATTGATTTGTATTCATTGCAAAACGTTTTTACAAAATTTAATAATTTTGGATCAAACCCATTATACTCTAGACCAAATATAGGAGCTAACGCTGATTTACGTCCTGTAAAAACTAAATCTCAAGAACTTGGTTTAGAAATGCAATTTCTTGACAGAAGAGTTGGTTTTGAGGTAAGTGTTTACAAAAGTTTAAGTTCTGATCAAGTATTCCCGGTAGATTATTCTACAGGAACAGGATACTCTTCAAGATATATTAATGCAGGATCTGTTGAAAATAAAGGTATTGAGGTACAATTTAATGCAGTTCCTTTCAAAACTCATGATTTCCAATGGAATGTTGACGTAAACTGGTCTAAAAACAACAATACTGTTGTGGCTTTAGCTCCGGGAATAGAAACTTTAACATTAGGAACTCTTCAAGGTGGTGTAAGCATCATTGCTAAAGTTGGACAGCCTTATGGAAATATTATAGGTAAAGATTTCGTATATGCTCCAGACGGACAAAAAGTTACTGAAAAAGGTTCTTATTTAATGACTACCACTACTACTAATGTTCTTGGAAATGTAACTCCGGATTGGATTGGTGGTATTCGTAATAAATTTACATACAAACAAGTTTCATTTAGTTTCTTAGTTGATATGCAAAAAGGTGGAGATATTTTCTCTCTTGATCAATACTACGGACAAAATTCAGGTTTATACGCTTCAACTGCAGGATACAATGAGTTAGGGAACCCAGTAAGAAATACACTAGCAAACGGTGGAGGAGTTATACTTCCGGGTGTAAATGCAGATGGTACTCCTAATACTACAAGAACACCTTCTCCAGAAGTTGCAGGTAGTATTTACGGATACACAAAGAATCCACAAAAAGCTTTTGTATATGATGCAAGTTATATCAAATTGAGAGAAGTAAATATTACTTATAGTTTTCCTTCGAATGTTGTTTCTAAAATGGGCTTAACTGATTTAAGACTTTCTTTAATTGGTTCAAACTTATGGATTATTCATAAAAATTTACCAGATGCAGATCCAGAAAGCGGACTTAGTTCAGGTAACTTGTCTGCAGGTTATTCAGGGGGTTCACTTCCTACAACAAGAAATATTGGTTGTAACCTAACATTAAAATTCTAAATCATGAAAAAAATATTTTTATTAATATCAGTTGTTAGTATTGCTATGTCATGTAGTAGTGATCTTACTGATATGAATGTTGATCCTAAAAGACCAACTGGAACCAAACCAGAATACTTGTTTACTAATGCTGAAAAGAAATTAGTAGACCAGATGGTAAACACGAACGTAAATAATAATGTTTTTAGATTATTTGCACAGCAATGGGCAGAAACGACTTACCCTAACGAAAGTCAATATGATCTTACTGCTAGAAAAATTCCTGATAACCATTTCTTGTTTTTGTATAGAGATGTATTAGCTGATTTTTATGATGCAAGAGTTATGATAGAAGGTCAAGCTGCTGTAACTGCTTCAGATATTGCTATTAAGCAAAATAAATTAGCTGTTATTGATGTTTTGGAAGCTTATACTTATAGTATCTTGGTTGATACTTTTGGAAATGTTCCTTATACTCAGGCAATTGATATCGTAAAATATCCTTTACCAGTTTATGATGATGCAAAAGCAATCTACAAAGATCTTATTACAAGATTGGCTGCTGATGCTACTATTTTGAAAACAAATTCTGCTGATCCTAATTTTGGTGGTTCTGATATTATTTATGCAGGAACTGCTGCAAGTAATGCTAAATGGGCAAAATTTGCTAATTCATTAATTATTAGATTAGCTGTAAATATTTCTGATGTAGATGCTGCTTATGCTGCTACACAAGTTCAGGCGGCTCTTGCTTCAGGTCCATTGGCAAGTAATGCTGATAATACTAAACTAGCATATTTAACAACATCAGGGAATCAAAACCCATTATATCCTGATTTAGTTACTTCTAACAGAAATGACTTTATCCCAGCAGATACATTTGTTGCTGCTATGGATGCTGTTGCACCGGGCGGAGACCCAAGGATGGCAAAATACTTTGTAAATTCTACTACTCCAGCTCCGGTTTTACCTCCGGGAAGAACATTTATTGGAGGAACTTATGGTGAAGCTAACGTTTTCTCAACTTATTCACACATAACTGCAACATTAAATAATCCTGTTTTCCCAGGTACAATATTTGATTACTCTGAATTACAATTTTTATTAGCAGAAGCTGCTGAGAAAAATTTAATCCCGGGAGGTTCAGCTGTGGCAAAAACATATTATGATGCTGGAATCACTGCTTCAATGGCAGATTGGGGAGTAGCACCTGCTGCTATAGCTACTTACTTAGCACAACCAAAAGTAAATTATTTAAGCCCTTTAAGCGGAGCAACTTATAAAGAAAAAATTGGTATGCAAGCTTGGTTTGCTCTTTATAACAGAGGTTTTGAAGCATGGACTTCATACAGAAGATTAGATTTCCCTGTATTAAAATCACCTACTTCAGCTGTAAATAAAGGTATTTTAACTGTTCCTGTAAGATATACTTACCCAGGAGTTGAGCAATCAATAAATGGTACAAACTATACTAAAGCTGCTAGTGATATTGGTGGTGATTTAATGAGTACTAAGTTATTCTGGGATAAGTTTTAGTATTGTTTTTTATGATAGTTATTTAGAATTCTGAATAAACACAATCATATAAAATAGACGCTGACTTAGAATAATAAACAATAATTATTTTGAATTTTTTAGAACCCCGATTACAGTTTTTGTAATCGGGGTTCTTGCTTAAAATAGTATCTGTAGAGATTTTATATTATCTATTATGTTTTTTTATTTATACGTTTTTATCTTTTACCTTTGCTTCACCAAATTTTGTCGAAATAATTACATATAAAGCCATCAAATGAGAATATTCATTTTTCTATATCTATTAGTTGTACCAACTTTATTGTTTTCTCAAGAAAAAACTACTCCTAAAAAAGGTTTAGACATGAACACAAAATATACAAGTATAACTGATACTGTAAAGAAGAAAAAATCATTAGTTGCAACTATTGATCAATATCAAATTATAACATTAGAACATGATACAACATACGCGGACACTTCGTTAACATTAAAAAGTGCCTATAAACATAATCATCTTAGAAAAGATACTTTTGGACTTTTGCCTT
It contains:
- a CDS encoding SusD/RagB family nutrient-binding outer membrane lipoprotein, producing the protein MKKIFLLISVVSIAMSCSSDLTDMNVDPKRPTGTKPEYLFTNAEKKLVDQMVNTNVNNNVFRLFAQQWAETTYPNESQYDLTARKIPDNHFLFLYRDVLADFYDARVMIEGQAAVTASDIAIKQNKLAVIDVLEAYTYSILVDTFGNVPYTQAIDIVKYPLPVYDDAKAIYKDLITRLAADATILKTNSADPNFGGSDIIYAGTAASNAKWAKFANSLIIRLAVNISDVDAAYAATQVQAALASGPLASNADNTKLAYLTTSGNQNPLYPDLVTSNRNDFIPADTFVAAMDAVAPGGDPRMAKYFVNSTTPAPVLPPGRTFIGGTYGEANVFSTYSHITATLNNPVFPGTIFDYSELQFLLAEAAEKNLIPGGSAVAKTYYDAGITASMADWGVAPAAIATYLAQPKVNYLSPLSGATYKEKIGMQAWFALYNRGFEAWTSYRRLDFPVLKSPTSAVNKGILTVPVRYTYPGVEQSINGTNYTKAASDIGGDLMSTKLFWDKF
- a CDS encoding SusC/RagA family TonB-linked outer membrane protein, translated to MKLKFNGFLVLLVVLMAQLTFAQERAVSGIVSDNAGMPLPGVSVLVKGTKTGTQTDFDGKYSIKASPSQTLVFTYIGMKSQEISAGSTSVNVKLTSSSVELEGVVVTALGIKKEKKSLGYASQEIKGADLNSGVASGNFLNELSGKAAGVNIRKNTNFGGSTNVVSRGVKNLTGDNQMLIVIDGMPINNSNVNSSQGAQTQGARNTYDYGNAAMDINPDDIESLNVLKGAAAAALYGWQAGNGVIMITTKKGKAKKGMGVTISSDFSVGTADKKTFPVYQDKYGQGYGPTYDKNGNPAGIPVGPTGAFFTIDKNGNQVATTTDDASYGVAFDPSLSVYQWDAYSKYSPNFGKKTQWKAAENGPITFFQAATTFNNSISIEDGTDKTSYVLNYNNYKENGILPNSELKKNNFSLKINHKLTDRLSASVFANYLAQTTVGRNTTGYGGDNVAGLFRQWWATNVDIKAQEEVFKNSGGQNISWNMGDPANGDTNPKYWDNPYFTRFKNYQSDERNRFIGYVQLDYKIADWLTANAKVSSDSYAELREERKAVGSLNGTFGINRLAVGSGYQKYQGMFSEQNYQFMLNFNKKLTENISLTGLVGLNSLRTRRTSTLNSTDGGLIIPDIYALSNSVNPVPLPVEAENNSGVNSAFASATLGYKDFLYLDGTVRNDAFSTLPKGNNSLNTFSTSASFVFTKLVNQEWLSFGKFRASYAENPQGNIDLYSLQNVFTKFNNFGSNPLYSRPNIGANADLRPVKTKSQELGLEMQFLDRRVGFEVSVYKSLSSDQVFPVDYSTGTGYSSRYINAGSVENKGIEVQFNAVPFKTHDFQWNVDVNWSKNNNTVVALAPGIETLTLGTLQGGVSIIAKVGQPYGNIIGKDFVYAPDGQKVTEKGSYLMTTTTTNVLGNVTPDWIGGIRNKFTYKQVSFSFLVDMQKGGDIFSLDQYYGQNSGLYASTAGYNELGNPVRNTLANGGGVILPGVNADGTPNTTRTPSPEVAGSIYGYTKNPQKAFVYDASYIKLREVNITYSFPSNVVSKMGLTDLRLSLIGSNLWIIHKNLPDADPESGLSSGNLSAGYSGGSLPTTRNIGCNLTLKF